In one window of Camelina sativa cultivar DH55 chromosome 15, Cs, whole genome shotgun sequence DNA:
- the LOC104748594 gene encoding uncharacterized protein LOC104748594 codes for MKVKKSGRKRNVPNAALRPGGSNPRSKVQKVNPLPPQYNFTPAAHNPMPQTPQEQVRVSPQLSTSAGPQVRNYPPPQILFENSVNRSREDQPARSLPEVQNNPPVQSNPLHASGRSPGQNSHAHSQSHPSSQGNNQSHPSSQGNNFEEPDPVLPELREDTLRALNAILMVPDRDKFTTVLSPEPKSNTTWFTRDAKSALVRKITRVFTNKFDGPFYNWSCVPPDRRERYFLEFAKTHTWDPLITGTVQQYFYDICQRRMKNMVSDVRTSRVQPKWIEGDLWKVMVAQWETEEAQERSRIYSKARMSDRNGLGPHMHLSGPTSYQQVKQGLEEKLGRPVSLGEVFKETHTKPDGTYVDRKAEKIFTTYEKNLQAKLSEIESDPSQVHELTAEDYTAIFLQSTEKDSRGNIFGLGSLKDHLQGLLNGSSYHQQGQSSSFVALQEQMKEAQRIIEEQVAYATKRDAEFAAREAEHSKVVAEQQKKIDRLEKFMQKLDPAFLEFHESESSDAPIDPPT; via the exons ATGAAGGTTAAGAAGTCTGGACGAAAGAGGAATGTCCCCAACGCTGCTCTCAGACCCGGTGGCTCGAACCCTAGGTCGAAGGTTCAAAAAGTCAATCCTCTACCGCCGCAGTACAACTTCACGCCGGCGGCTCACAATCCAATGCCTCAGACGCCTCAAGAACAAGTCCGCGTTTCCCCCCAACTATCGACGTCAGCCGGACCGCAGGTGAGAAACTATCCACCGCCACAGATCCTGTTTGAGAATTCCGTGAATCGAAGCCGAGAAGACCAACCGGCTAGGTCATTACCAGAAGTCCAAAATAATCCACCGGTTCAATCGAATCCTTTGCATGCTTCTGGGAGATCTCCAGGTCAGAACTCTCACGCTCATAGCCAAAGCCATCCGTCTTCTCAAGGTAACAACCAAAGCCATCCGTCCTCTCAAGGTAACAACTTCGAGGAGCCAGATCCAGTATTGCCGGAACTCCGGGAGGACACGTTGAGGGCTCTTAACGCCATACTTATGGTGCCGGACCGCGACAAATTTACCACCGTGCTCTCTCCGGAACCGAAGTCTAACACGACTTG GTTTACTCGTGATGCAAAATCAGCACTGGTTCGGAAGATTACTAgagtttttacaaacaaatttgatggtccATTCTACAATTGGTCATGTGTGCCTCCGGATAGACGAGAAAGATACTTCCTTGAGTTTGCG AAAACACACACTTGGGATCCTTTAATAACAGGAACAGTGCAACAGTATTTCTATGACATATGCCAACGACGGATGAAAAACATGGTTAGCGACGTTAGGACTAGTCGAGTGCAACCTAAATGGATCGAGGGTGACCTGTGGAAAGTAATGGTTGCTCAGTGGgagactgaagaagcacaagaaAGGAGTCGAATCTATTCCAAAGCTCGCATGTCAgaccgtaatggtctcggtCCTCACATGCACTTATCTGGGCCAACATCTTATCAACAAGTCAAACAAGGCTTG GAAGAAAAACTTGGGAGACCAGTGAGTCTCGGTGAGGTTTTCAAAGAAACTCATACAAAGCCAGATGGTACATATGTGGATCGCAAGGCTGAGAAGATCTTTACaacttatgagaaaaacttacaagcTAAGCTATCTGAGATTGAGTCAGATCCTTCACAAGTTCATGAGCTCACAGCAGAAGATTATACTGccatctttcttcag tccACCGAGAAGGATTCACGAGGTAATATTTTTGGGCTCGGTAGCCTCAAGGATCATCTTCAGGGTCTTCTCAATGGCAGCAGCTATCATCAACAAGGACAGTCATCATCGTTTGTAGCATTGCAAGAGCAAATGAAGGAAGCTCAAAGGATCATTGAAGAACAAGTTGCTTATGCGACAAAACGTGATGCTGAGTTTGCTGCTCGTGAAGCAGAACATTCCAAAGTTGTGGCTgagcaacagaagaagatagatcGCTTGGAAAAGTTCATGCAGAAACTTGATCCGGCCTTTCTCGAGTTCCATGAGTCTGAATCAAGTGATGCACCCATCGACCCTCCTACATAA